From one Microlunatus sp. Gsoil 973 genomic stretch:
- a CDS encoding phosphotransferase enzyme family protein, with protein sequence MARAALSAYDMPRGTRIELLGSGLTMIFRVVTTDARYALRVHRRGYRTTANTRAELAYLRDLGTALAGSGVLLPKPVPARTGDLLVEVSDDQHADLITWVEGEVRRPGDGLDLTAVRQLGRTLALMHNAAQDITPADGLPRWDADAMFTTAASPFRPVLNIGEILSPADRADFDDIGDRTRAIFAELGDQFGVIHCDYILGNIHLSRVGNRWQVGVIDFGDCGIGCYVYDVCPLLGNLAGYPAGPYNPDYPRLRDALLDGYRSTRPFPAEWERHLPVLMAARNANHCLLTAGLDVSPTPREDAAWRMDLARISLELPV encoded by the coding sequence TTGGCCAGAGCCGCGTTGTCGGCGTACGACATGCCGCGCGGGACGCGGATCGAGCTGCTTGGCTCGGGGCTCACGATGATCTTCCGGGTCGTCACTACCGACGCCCGCTACGCGCTGCGCGTGCACCGGCGTGGTTACCGGACGACGGCCAACACCCGGGCTGAACTCGCCTACCTGCGTGATCTCGGTACGGCATTGGCCGGATCTGGCGTCCTCCTGCCGAAGCCGGTGCCGGCGCGGACCGGTGACCTGCTGGTCGAGGTGTCCGATGATCAACACGCCGACCTGATCACCTGGGTCGAGGGGGAGGTCCGGCGACCCGGGGACGGCCTCGATCTGACAGCCGTACGGCAGCTCGGCCGGACCCTGGCCCTGATGCATAACGCGGCGCAGGACATCACCCCGGCGGACGGCCTCCCTCGCTGGGACGCCGACGCGATGTTCACGACGGCCGCGTCACCGTTCCGGCCGGTGCTGAACATCGGAGAGATCCTGTCGCCGGCCGACCGGGCGGACTTCGACGACATCGGTGACCGGACGCGTGCGATCTTCGCCGAACTCGGCGACCAGTTCGGGGTCATCCACTGCGACTACATCCTCGGCAACATCCACCTTTCCCGGGTCGGCAACCGCTGGCAGGTCGGGGTGATCGACTTCGGCGACTGCGGCATCGGTTGCTACGTGTACGACGTGTGCCCGCTTCTGGGAAATCTGGCGGGATACCCCGCCGGGCCGTACAACCCGGACTATCCGAGACTCCGCGACGCCTTGCTCGATGGGTATCGCAGCACCCGGCCGTTCCCCGCCGAGTGGGAGCGTCATCTTCCCGTTCTGATGGCGGCCAGGAACGCCAATCACTGCTTGCTGACCGCTGGCCTGGATGTTTCCCCGACTCCCCGCGAGGACGCAGCATGGCGAATGGATCTTGCCAGGATCAGCCTGGAGCTCCCGGTCTGA
- a CDS encoding VOC family protein, which yields MPIKLENVGIAVRDLEATIAFFTDLGLTVLGRDTISGEWADTAVDLDGNHVKIAMLQTPDGHGRLELFEYLHPEAIDTEPTRPNEIGMHRVAFSVDDIDTALEIAARHGCRPLRGVANYQDVYKLTYLRGPSGIIVMLAQDLTRA from the coding sequence ATGCCCATCAAACTGGAGAATGTCGGCATCGCGGTCCGTGATCTTGAAGCCACGATCGCCTTCTTCACCGACCTCGGACTCACCGTCCTCGGTCGCGACACGATCAGCGGCGAGTGGGCAGACACCGCCGTCGACCTGGACGGCAACCACGTCAAGATCGCCATGCTGCAGACGCCGGACGGCCACGGCCGGCTCGAACTCTTCGAGTATCTGCATCCCGAGGCGATCGATACCGAACCCACCCGGCCCAACGAGATCGGCATGCACCGGGTCGCCTTCTCCGTCGACGACATCGACACCGCGCTCGAGATCGCTGCACGGCACGGCTGCCGCCCGTTACGCGGTGTGGCCAACTATCAGGACGTCTACAAGCTCACCTATCTCCGCGGCCCGAGCGGCATCATCGTCATGCTCGCCCAGGATCTCACCAGGGCCTGA
- a CDS encoding YciI family protein gives MRSGSPAVVPLAKAVVEEMKEAGVYVYAGGLVEEIDQAFSADATSGELIITDGPYAETKEFLGGLTIIDVPDIEQAKMWAGKVAEGCGWPQELREVK, from the coding sequence ATGCGGAGTGGTTCGCCGGCCGTGGTCCCCCTGGCCAAGGCCGTCGTGGAGGAGATGAAAGAGGCGGGGGTCTACGTCTACGCCGGCGGCCTGGTCGAGGAGATCGACCAGGCGTTCAGTGCAGACGCCACCAGTGGCGAGTTGATCATCACCGACGGACCGTACGCGGAGACCAAGGAGTTTCTCGGCGGACTGACGATCATCGACGTGCCCGACATCGAGCAGGCGAAGATGTGGGCGGGCAAGGTCGCCGAAGGCTGCGGCTGGCCTCAGGAGCTCCGCGAGGTCAAGTAG